The region GCGGGACATCTCGGACATTTACATTTTTGGGCACTTGGGCAAGGCGCAGAGGAAGTGACTCTGCCCAATTGCGAAGCTTGTCCAAGTTTGGGGCACGAATGCAACCTCGGATCGCTTCCGGGGGTTAAAAGGGTATTAGGTTGGGGAATGGCGCAAAATAATAACAATGGCAGTTCAACAAAGCGCAAGATCGATGAAGACTTGATGGAAGATGCGGAAGCGGTGAATTTGGCTGCAGACTGGGCTGACATCAGCCAAGGTCTGCGCAAGGATTTGGGCCACCAACTGCACAGTCAATGGATCAAACCGATCCAGCTGGGCAGTGTATGCAAGGAATCGGGCACACTCGATCTTTTCCTCCCGACCGAATTCAGCGCCAACTGGGTCAACGATCGTTTTCATGAACGTTTGCAGCTGGCCTGGAAGATTGTGCGCAGCGAAGTTCGCAAGGTACGCATCTCTGTCCACCCGGGCCGTCGCCAACTGCCCGGGCTTATGCTCAACAATGGCCGTCGTCTCGCAAATGATGCAGACACCAGTGCCATCGCAGTTGCAGCCGGCACCATTGGCGAGGCTGGCTTTACCAGTTCCGTAGGCCTTGACCCATCACTGACCTTTGCCGCCTTTGTGACCGGCGAAACCAACATTCTGGGCAAGAATGCCGCAGAGCGCATGGCCGCAACCGAACAGCCACAATTTTCGCCGCTTTATCTCAAGGGTGCGACCGGCCAGGGCAAAACACACCTGCTGCACGCAATCGGCCACGCCTATCTTCAGGCGCATCCGCGTGCGCGCATTTTTTACTGCAGCGCAGAACGATTCATGGTCGAATTCGTGCAAGCACTCAAAGCCAACCAGATGATCGAATTCAAGGCGCGCCTGCGCAGTTTTGATCTTCTGTTGGTGGACGACATTCAGTTCATCATCGGTAAGGCCAGCGCTCAGGAAGAGCTGCTCTACACGATCGATGCACTACTTGCCGAGGGCAAGCGTTTGGTGTTCGCCGCTGACCGCGCGCCGCAGGCGCTAGACGGGGTTGAGCCGCGTCTCTTGAGCCGCCTGTCGATGGGTTTGGTAGCAGATATCCAGCCCGCCGATATCGAACTGCGTCGCAAGATCCTCGTCTCCAAACTGTCGCGTTTCGCGCCGCTGAACGTGCCGGATGATGTGGTCGATTTTCTCGCTCGCACGATTACGCGCAATGTGCGCGAGCTGGTGGGCGGCCTCAACAAGTTGATCGCTTATGCGCAGCTGACGGGACAGGAAGTCTCGCTCAATCTGGCGGAAGAACAGCTGACCGATATCCTGTCGGCCAATCGCCGCCGGATCACGATCGATGAAATCCAGCGCACGGTTTGTCAGTTCTATCGGATCGACCGCAGCGAGATGTCATCCAAGCGACGCGCGCGTGCCGTGGTTCGCCCGCGTCAGGTGGCGATGTATCTTTCGAAAGTTCTCACGCCGCGCAGCTATCCTGAAATCGGCCGCAAGTTTGGCGGTCGCGATCACTCGACGGTTATCCACGCGGTGCGCCTGATCGAAGATCTGCGCAAGCGCGATGCGGATATGGACGGCGACGTACGCAGCCTTTTGCGCCAGCTAGAGAGTTAATTCGCACACAATTTCAACATAAAATGCCCAGACTGATCGACAGCTCTATGCACAGGGCAGTCGACAGGCTGTGCACAGGCTGTAAACAGCTTGTCCCATGACTTCTGCACCGCTTTCTCCTCAGCGTTTGGACCGCTTCGCGCGGCATATCGTGTTGCCGGAAATCGGCGGCGCTGGGCAGGTCGCACTGACGCAGAAACATGTTGTGATTGTTGGCCTTGGCGGCATTGGCTCCCCTGCCCTGCAATATCTGGCTGCAGCTGGTATCGGGCACTTCACCCTGATCGACGATGACGTGGTCGATACCAGCAATCTGCAGCGCCAGACGATCTTCACCAGCCGCGATGTCGGCTATGGCAAAGCCACCAGCGCGCGCCGCTGGCTCGCCAACTTTGACGAGACCTTGCAGGTAGAGATCAGCGACACCCGGATTGGTTCGGACAACGCTGGAGCTCTGATTGGCAGCGCCGATCTGGTGTTGGACGGGACTGACAATTTCGCCACGCGGCTTGCTGTGTCCGACGCGTGCGTTTCAACGACGGTTCCGCTCCTCAGCGCAGCAGTGGGTCGCTTTCAGGGTCAAGTCGGTGCCTTTGCGGGCCACTTGCCTGGCCAGCCCTGCTATCGCTGTTTCGTAGGTGACGCATTCGACGCTGAAGACTGCGACACCTGCGCTGAAGACGGTATGCTGGGCGCAATGGCCGGTTGGGCCGGAACTTTCGGCGCGATGCAGGGTGTGCGCGCGCTGCTCCAAGGGGTCAGCGCCTTTGGCGATCCGCAATTCGGCAAACTGCACATTCTGGACGGGATGAAGCCCGGCATGCGCACTCTGACTATCGCTAAGGATTCAGCATGCAAGGGATGCGGCGCAATAACGGCTGACCCATCACAGTAAATGCCCGCATGGGTTCAACCCGGAAGGCTCGATCGGAAGCGTAGCGCGAAATAGCTCGCTTCAGCTCTCGCCCAATCCCGGGACCTTTCCCGGTATCCAGTCCTCGCCTGCGAATCGGACGGAAGGCGCAACGTGATGTCCACCGCCTGCTGCTTGGATCCAGAGCGCCCTCTCAGCGATATGCGGCTCGTCCAGAGCTTCGCGGAAATCCAGTACCGGTGCGAACGCTACATCCTTGTCTGCGAACCAGGCAACCCATTCGTCCCGGGTCTTAGTAGCGAATGTTTCGCGCAAAAAGGCGATCAGTTCATCTTGTTCGCCGGCCGGTGCTTCTGCCACCGGCAACAAATCTTCCCGATCAAGCGCAGTCAAAAGATTGCGCGCAAATTTGATCTCTCTACCTCCCAGCACGACATGCATGCCATCACTAGTCTTGTAGACCTGATAGAAACCCGCACCACCAAGCGAACGCTGCCGCCGGCTGACAGGGCTCGTACCGCCTGCAATAGCGCTCCCAGCTGTGTGAACGCACCACGGCAGCAAGCTATCGAACATAGCGCAATCAATATAGGCGCCCTCGCCGGTCCGATCACGTCCTAGCAGCGCCATCAGCACAGCCGACAATGCGGTGAGACCAGCCGCGAGATCAGCGCTGGCTGCGCCAGGAACCACCGGTGTGCCATCAGGACCGTCATTGACAGCCAGAAAACCTGCACGCGCCTGAACTGCCATGTCATGAGCGGGGTGATGCGCCAACGGACCCTGCTGCCCAAACGCCGAAATCGAACAATAGACGATGTCAGGCTTTAGCGCTTTGACGCTCTCATAATCAAAGCCCAGCCGATGCATTACCCCTGGTCGAAAACCTTCAACAAATACGTCAGCGCTTCTGATAAGCTCGCGCAGAGCGGATTGACCAGCCTGACCCTTCAAATCGAGAGCCACGCTTCTCTTTCCTCGGTTGAGGTTTGCGAACCAGACCGATTGCTCCGTATCGTCATAAGTATCGAATGGCTCCTGCAAACGCGCAGGATCCCCGCACGGCGGCTCGACCTTGATAACGTCCGCACCTTGATCCGCCATCATGACCGTCATCATCGGTCCTGGCAGGAACTGCGTCAGATCGATAACTGTAATGCCGGAAAGCTTACCCATAGCGGCATGTCCTTGTTTTCTTTGCCAGCCGTTAGAGCACAGCCAATTCTCGTCATACGGCTATTAGCCGGATTCTTTACAGAAAAGTATCGCAATACGCCTGCGAATCTACAAGTTCCAGACAGGGACTCGTCCTAATGCTGCCAAGTTCTGGGCCAAAAACAAGCACAAGGTTTGTCGACTTACTGTTAGCGAAACCTACCTGCCAATCGCAGGTTAGGGCATAGGCAAGAGTCTGAGGGATCAGCATGATGGTGACGATCACGGCCGCCATCAGATCGTTAGTCAAAACTGAACGATTATCGGTCCGCGCCCATTCTAGGATCGGGAGATAACGGGCTAGCATACTTTCAGTCTTCGCTTACTGCGCGTTAGACAGCGTTGACTGGGATCTTGATGTAACTGACACCGTTGTCCTCGGGCTCAGGGAGGCGCCCACCCCGCATATTCACCTGGACAGAGGGGATAATGAGGTTAGGCATCGCGAGGGTCGCGTCTCGGATCGTCCGCATTGCGACAAACTCGTCTTCGCTGACACCGTCTTTTACATGGACGTTTTCCCGGCGCTGCTGACCAACGGTCGTTTCCCATGCAAATTCGTCACGCCCCGGAGCCTTATAGTCATGACAAAGAAACAGCCGGGTTTCGTCAGGCAATGACAGCAACCGTCGAATAGACTGGAATAGTTGACGGGCATCCCCCCCCGGAAAATCCGCCCTCGCCGTGCCGAAGTCTGGCATAAAAATGGTGTCGCCAACAAAAGCGGCATCGCCAATTATAAAAGCCATGTCGGCGGGCGTGTGACCGGGAACATGAAGCGCAATTCCCTCTATCTTCCCTATGCAGAACGTATCGCCACCGCTGAACAGTTGGTCAAACTGTGAGCCGTCGCGCTCGAAGTCCGTACCAGCATTGAACAGCTTGCCGAACACTTCCTGGACGCGGACGATTTCTGCACCGATCGCTAGCTTACCCCCCAGCTTCTCCTGCAAATAGGGCGCGGCCGAGATATGATCGGCATGCACATGCGTCTCGATCAGCCACGTCACTTTAAGACTATTCGAATTCACGTATTCGATTATGCGATCTGCCGAGGCACAAGACGTCCGACCAGCTGCGGCTTCATAGTCGAGGACCGAATCGATGATGGCGGCCTCCAGCGTATCCGGGTCGTGGACTACATAACTTACAGTAAATGTTCCCTCATCGAAGAAGCCCGCGATCGAAGGGCGAAGCGTCTTCTCAGATCGCGCGTGGTTGATCTGAGCAGCTGCTGCCTGAAGGGTCACA is a window of Altererythrobacter rubellus DNA encoding:
- a CDS encoding HesA/MoeB/ThiF family protein, which codes for MTSAPLSPQRLDRFARHIVLPEIGGAGQVALTQKHVVIVGLGGIGSPALQYLAAAGIGHFTLIDDDVVDTSNLQRQTIFTSRDVGYGKATSARRWLANFDETLQVEISDTRIGSDNAGALIGSADLVLDGTDNFATRLAVSDACVSTTVPLLSAAVGRFQGQVGAFAGHLPGQPCYRCFVGDAFDAEDCDTCAEDGMLGAMAGWAGTFGAMQGVRALLQGVSAFGDPQFGKLHILDGMKPGMRTLTIAKDSACKGCGAITADPSQ
- the dnaA gene encoding chromosomal replication initiator protein DnaA, which gives rise to MAQNNNNGSSTKRKIDEDLMEDAEAVNLAADWADISQGLRKDLGHQLHSQWIKPIQLGSVCKESGTLDLFLPTEFSANWVNDRFHERLQLAWKIVRSEVRKVRISVHPGRRQLPGLMLNNGRRLANDADTSAIAVAAGTIGEAGFTSSVGLDPSLTFAAFVTGETNILGKNAAERMAATEQPQFSPLYLKGATGQGKTHLLHAIGHAYLQAHPRARIFYCSAERFMVEFVQALKANQMIEFKARLRSFDLLLVDDIQFIIGKASAQEELLYTIDALLAEGKRLVFAADRAPQALDGVEPRLLSRLSMGLVADIQPADIELRRKILVSKLSRFAPLNVPDDVVDFLARTITRNVRELVGGLNKLIAYAQLTGQEVSLNLAEEQLTDILSANRRRITIDEIQRTVCQFYRIDRSEMSSKRRARAVVRPRQVAMYLSKVLTPRSYPEIGRKFGGRDHSTVIHAVRLIEDLRKRDADMDGDVRSLLRQLES
- a CDS encoding CaiB/BaiF CoA transferase family protein — encoded protein: MGKLSGITVIDLTQFLPGPMMTVMMADQGADVIKVEPPCGDPARLQEPFDTYDDTEQSVWFANLNRGKRSVALDLKGQAGQSALRELIRSADVFVEGFRPGVMHRLGFDYESVKALKPDIVYCSISAFGQQGPLAHHPAHDMAVQARAGFLAVNDGPDGTPVVPGAASADLAAGLTALSAVLMALLGRDRTGEGAYIDCAMFDSLLPWCVHTAGSAIAGGTSPVSRRQRSLGGAGFYQVYKTSDGMHVVLGGREIKFARNLLTALDREDLLPVAEAPAGEQDELIAFLRETFATKTRDEWVAWFADKDVAFAPVLDFREALDEPHIAERALWIQAAGGGHHVAPSVRFAGEDWIPGKVPGLGES
- a CDS encoding MBL fold metallo-hydrolase — encoded protein: MSSADVTLQAAAAQINHARSEKTLRPSIAGFFDEGTFTVSYVVHDPDTLEAAIIDSVLDYEAAAGRTSCASADRIIEYVNSNSLKVTWLIETHVHADHISAAPYLQEKLGGKLAIGAEIVRVQEVFGKLFNAGTDFERDGSQFDQLFSGGDTFCIGKIEGIALHVPGHTPADMAFIIGDAAFVGDTIFMPDFGTARADFPGGDARQLFQSIRRLLSLPDETRLFLCHDYKAPGRDEFAWETTVGQQRRENVHVKDGVSEDEFVAMRTIRDATLAMPNLIIPSVQVNMRGGRLPEPEDNGVSYIKIPVNAV